From a region of the Salinispira pacifica genome:
- a CDS encoding nicotinate phosphoribosyltransferase: MADIENGPLLTDLYQLTMAYGLWKSGRSSMEGTFHLFFRKAPFGGQYCIAAGIDEAGDFLSSYHFSRTDLEYIASLKDGEGKRLFHRDFIQYLAEMKLECSIDAVAEGTPVFPFEPILRVQGPLLQCMLLETPLLNFINFPTLIATKASRIVRAAHGDPVLEFGLRRAQGRNGGLGASRAAYIGGCAATSNVLAGKHYGIPVKGTIAHSWVMSFSDELESFKTYVDVMPGNSLLLVDTYSTESGVHNAIEAGKRLREAGHDLAGIRLDSGDLTYLSWEARRMLDEAGFRNAKIVASNNLDEYLISSLKEEGAQIDIWGVGTRLITAYDQPALDGIYKLSAVRDMHGEPAITEWSPRLKVSEQSIKSSTPGVHQIRRYSKDGIFRGDAIYDLSLGVDHPGVIVDPMDSTRWKRFGDEYSYQDLLRPMFRDGAVQYRRKPLSEIRDYTAAQLKGFHPAVTRLVNPHSYPAGNETRLHNLRQDMIMDARESG; encoded by the coding sequence ATGGCAGATATTGAAAACGGACCCCTGCTCACCGATCTGTATCAACTCACCATGGCGTACGGTCTGTGGAAATCGGGACGCAGTTCAATGGAAGGAACATTCCATCTGTTTTTCCGGAAGGCGCCTTTCGGCGGACAGTACTGCATTGCTGCGGGAATTGATGAGGCAGGTGACTTTCTCAGTTCCTATCATTTCTCCCGGACTGATCTGGAGTATATCGCTTCGTTGAAGGACGGAGAGGGTAAGCGCCTCTTTCATAGGGACTTCATCCAATATCTTGCAGAGATGAAGCTTGAGTGCAGCATAGATGCCGTCGCCGAAGGGACGCCGGTTTTTCCCTTTGAACCCATACTTCGGGTTCAGGGTCCCCTGCTGCAGTGCATGCTGCTGGAAACCCCTCTGCTGAATTTTATCAACTTTCCAACTCTCATAGCCACCAAGGCAAGCCGGATCGTGCGGGCAGCCCATGGCGATCCTGTTCTGGAGTTCGGCCTTCGCCGGGCCCAGGGGCGCAACGGGGGACTTGGTGCCAGCCGGGCTGCATACATCGGAGGCTGTGCCGCAACCTCGAATGTGCTTGCAGGAAAACATTACGGTATACCGGTGAAAGGTACCATTGCCCACAGCTGGGTAATGTCATTTTCCGATGAGCTTGAATCGTTCAAAACATACGTGGATGTAATGCCGGGAAACTCACTTCTCCTGGTGGATACCTATTCCACTGAATCAGGAGTTCACAACGCCATTGAAGCGGGAAAGCGTCTTCGGGAGGCCGGCCATGATCTGGCTGGAATCCGTCTGGATTCCGGGGATCTGACCTATCTCAGCTGGGAGGCCCGGCGGATGCTGGATGAAGCAGGTTTCAGGAATGCCAAAATTGTGGCAAGCAACAATCTCGACGAGTATCTGATCTCCAGCCTGAAGGAGGAGGGGGCTCAAATTGATATTTGGGGTGTGGGCACACGGTTGATTACCGCATACGATCAGCCGGCTTTGGACGGAATTTATAAGCTGAGTGCAGTGCGGGATATGCACGGTGAGCCTGCAATTACGGAGTGGAGTCCCCGTCTGAAAGTTTCGGAACAGTCAATCAAGAGCAGTACCCCGGGGGTGCATCAAATACGGCGGTACAGCAAGGATGGAATTTTCCGGGGAGATGCCATATACGATCTCTCCCTTGGGGTTGACCACCCCGGGGTTATTGTCGATCCCATGGATTCCACACGATGGAAAAGATTCGGTGATGAATACAGTTACCAGGATCTGCTGCGCCCCATGTTTCGTGACGGAGCTGTTCAATACCGGCGGAAACCCCTCTCTGAGATCCGGGACTATACTGCAGCCCAGCTGAAAGGTTTTCACCCTGCGGTAACCCGGCTGGTAAACCCTCACAGCTACCCTGCAGGGAATGAGACCCGGCTTCACAACTTGAGACAGGATATGATTATGGATGCAAGGGAGAGCGGCTGA
- a CDS encoding phosphoadenylyl-sulfate reductase, with translation MRDSSNPPDPLELIRWAHNTFSDKLIMTTSFGIYSAVMLHLATRVVPDIPVVWIDTGYLPPETYLFAEELRKRLSLNLHVYQSELSPARMETLYGKLHESRDPEDLDTYDYIRKVRPMTRALDALGGEAWIAGLRSEQTGARKQLKPVDKQNGTVKIHPILHWTRTDLLSYLDAHSLSAHPLHQEGYESVGDAHSSRPMTAQDQHPRETRFHGVKQECGLHLDLDQGQNRAFNSSRL, from the coding sequence ATGAGAGATTCAAGCAATCCCCCGGATCCACTTGAACTGATCCGGTGGGCGCACAATACATTTAGCGATAAACTGATCATGACCACAAGTTTCGGGATTTATTCTGCGGTGATGCTGCACCTTGCTACCCGGGTGGTTCCGGATATTCCGGTTGTATGGATCGATACCGGCTATCTCCCCCCCGAAACCTACCTGTTCGCCGAAGAGCTGAGAAAACGTTTGTCCTTGAACCTTCATGTGTATCAGTCGGAGTTGAGCCCCGCACGAATGGAAACCCTCTACGGAAAGCTCCACGAATCCCGTGATCCTGAAGATCTTGACACCTATGACTACATCAGGAAAGTCCGGCCCATGACCCGGGCATTGGATGCGCTGGGAGGCGAAGCCTGGATTGCCGGTCTCAGGAGTGAACAGACCGGTGCACGGAAACAGCTGAAACCGGTGGACAAACAGAACGGCACAGTGAAAATCCATCCTATTTTGCACTGGACCCGCACAGACCTGCTCAGTTATCTGGACGCCCACTCCCTATCCGCCCATCCCCTTCATCAGGAAGGCTATGAAAGCGTTGGGGATGCACATTCATCAAGACCCATGACAGCACAAGATCAACATCCCAGAGAAACCAGATTTCACGGGGTGAAGCAGGAATGCGGTCTGCATCTGGATCTTGATCAGGGACAAAACCGGGCGTTTAATTCCAGCCGTTTATAG
- a CDS encoding RNHCP domain-containing protein: MGRKYEQKYQSVSSGFGPFRCTHCGTAVIPPASGSRHRNHCPACLRSLHVDLLPGDRRSRCRDIMHPIALWVKDDGELSILHRCEKCGTVKSNRILPDDSEPLISELAARPALAVGLA; this comes from the coding sequence ATGGGTCGTAAGTATGAACAAAAATACCAGTCAGTCAGCAGCGGCTTCGGCCCTTTCCGGTGCACACACTGCGGTACCGCGGTAATTCCACCTGCCTCCGGCTCCCGGCACCGCAATCATTGTCCTGCCTGCCTTCGCAGCCTCCACGTGGATCTGCTGCCCGGTGACCGGCGCAGCCGCTGCAGGGATATTATGCATCCCATTGCCCTCTGGGTAAAAGACGACGGAGAACTGTCGATTCTTCATCGATGCGAGAAATGCGGAACGGTGAAATCAAACCGGATTCTTCCCGACGACAGCGAGCCGTTAATCAGCGAACTAGCAGC
- the rsgA gene encoding ribosome small subunit-dependent GTPase A, which produces MNTTNLESIGWNSHWNRKYLETCKTNVQGKDCIPARITGRHHDLFTVQSEDREFLCNPAGRLRQGRTWPAVGDWVILQLPDDNSNGVIHTVLERRSSFQRSASGKRSSLQIIAANIDLVLIISGMDGDFNLRRIERYMTLAWDSGASPVLILNKEDLVEHPDDYVHEAELYTPGAPIFHISAKNGSGVDALRSHFTQGQTAVLVGSSGSGKSTLLNALLGEDVQKTSSLRENDHRGRHTTTSRQLFPLADFGAIIDTPGLREVGLSVDSSSMDTSFSDISELAGYCRFKDCSHEHEPGCAVLEAVREERILPDRYEAYLKQKKELFFMQNRQEALRRKHEWEKEIAQYVKKQRKKAGKGRDAENGS; this is translated from the coding sequence ATGAACACAACAAATTTGGAGTCCATCGGCTGGAACAGTCACTGGAACCGAAAATATCTCGAAACATGCAAAACCAACGTACAAGGAAAAGATTGTATACCGGCACGAATCACCGGCAGACACCATGACCTGTTCACCGTTCAGAGCGAAGATAGAGAATTCCTCTGTAATCCTGCGGGCAGGCTGAGACAGGGGCGTACATGGCCTGCTGTGGGAGACTGGGTGATTCTGCAGCTCCCGGACGATAACTCAAACGGAGTTATCCACACTGTTCTGGAACGAAGGAGCAGCTTCCAGCGCAGCGCATCGGGAAAACGGAGCTCTCTACAGATAATCGCAGCAAATATCGACCTGGTGCTCATCATATCCGGCATGGATGGCGATTTTAATCTCAGACGCATAGAACGGTACATGACCCTGGCCTGGGATTCCGGGGCGTCCCCCGTACTCATACTCAATAAAGAAGATCTGGTTGAGCATCCCGATGATTACGTCCACGAGGCGGAGTTGTACACGCCGGGAGCACCAATTTTTCACATATCTGCTAAAAACGGCAGCGGTGTGGATGCTTTGAGAAGTCATTTCACACAAGGGCAGACTGCAGTATTGGTGGGCTCATCCGGCTCAGGAAAATCCACGTTGCTGAATGCATTGCTGGGAGAGGATGTTCAGAAAACATCCTCTCTGCGCGAAAACGATCACCGCGGACGTCATACCACCACAAGCCGGCAGCTGTTTCCCCTTGCCGATTTCGGCGCAATAATCGATACCCCGGGTTTGAGAGAAGTGGGACTCAGCGTAGACTCCTCTTCCATGGATACGAGCTTCTCAGATATTTCAGAGCTTGCCGGGTATTGCCGCTTTAAAGACTGCAGCCATGAGCACGAACCGGGATGCGCCGTCCTGGAAGCTGTGAGAGAAGAGAGAATTCTCCCTGACAGGTATGAAGCATATCTCAAACAGAAGAAAGAGCTGTTCTTCATGCAAAACCGGCAGGAGGCTCTCCGGAGAAAGCATGAATGGGAAAAGGAAATTGCACAGTATGTGAAAAAACAACGGAAAAAGGCCGGAAAAGGGAGGGATGCTGAAAATGGGTCGTAA
- the pncA gene encoding bifunctional nicotinamidase/pyrazinamidase, whose amino-acid sequence MNALILVDLQNDFAPGGSLAVPGGDEVVPVVNRIMSRFDHIFTTQDWHPEDHMSFAANHPDKEPGEVIRLNGKDQILWPVHCVQHSEGANFIPGLNLDPVQKNFRKGMEQSVDSYSGFFDNDHQTSSGLHEHLQETGVDTLYIAGLALDVCVMFTALDARRLGYTTYLIEDASRAVNLKPGDGEAAVSKLKDAGVQCITSAELMS is encoded by the coding sequence ATGAATGCGCTGATATTGGTGGATCTGCAGAATGATTTTGCACCCGGAGGTTCCCTAGCGGTTCCCGGAGGGGATGAAGTTGTTCCGGTGGTTAACAGGATTATGTCCCGATTCGATCACATCTTTACCACCCAGGACTGGCATCCTGAAGATCACATGAGCTTTGCCGCTAATCATCCGGACAAGGAACCCGGCGAAGTGATCCGGCTGAATGGCAAGGATCAGATTCTCTGGCCGGTGCATTGTGTACAGCACAGCGAGGGTGCCAATTTTATTCCCGGCCTCAACCTTGACCCGGTTCAAAAGAACTTTCGTAAAGGTATGGAACAGAGTGTGGACAGCTACAGCGGTTTTTTTGACAATGATCATCAAACCTCTTCGGGCCTCCATGAGCACCTGCAGGAGACCGGTGTGGATACCCTGTACATTGCCGGTCTTGCTCTGGATGTGTGCGTCATGTTTACCGCCCTTGATGCCCGGCGGCTCGGGTACACCACCTATCTCATTGAAGACGCCAGCAGAGCTGTGAATCTGAAGCCCGGAGACGGTGAAGCGGCGGTAAGCAAACTAAAGGATGCCGGGGTTCAGTGCATCACATCCGCAGAACTCATGTCTTGA